Proteins co-encoded in one Arachis stenosperma cultivar V10309 chromosome 7, arast.V10309.gnm1.PFL2, whole genome shotgun sequence genomic window:
- the LOC130939716 gene encoding uncharacterized protein LOC130939716: MDAKRKKLKTSDSEIWDQKVVRKPLQPISLSSIPEKHDHAEGHCLSNKRKVDIYCGNNDLTMAKNLSGDNQMDAVEEGSHNSESQLSSWIVNTTSNPPKRWIEGKENTLQGQVCNVNPDTPNLNQGVNQSQMAHHHIATNLSAQTHDYQERATLARKERSSKVAGRRQLSLTLNNKGSATTIDNNANFIDLDNFRAQLETVHMESVLKANSTSTSRMSNSLIVDDYEVSNSGNSDMCIDRQKKARKDRMMTLGSNRKAAITGCCKGQTDVINGDLMNYKDRSKCDLRRDSFVAVHSGTTNSAHGQAKEVRMKRRFILDGAKQHKTSSGVSSEDGHRSQINEVPSNDRRRLNTSKGKKRLQKNIARSVGIEVYNSEYLHMGSAQHSCEFCHSLFWYAERINKNYNTSEPKYTLCCRGGQVQIPHLQEAPKALYNLLYGDDIKSKHFRENIRSYNSMFQFTSIGAKIDKAINNSRGPPTFRLFGENYHLMGSLIPPDGSRAKFAQLYVFDTQNEVQNRISAIRGEENNDIHEDIVKELKSMLDENNVLVKAFRMVRESMSSTSRSTVKLRLIGKRGKDGRRYNLPSTSEVAALIVGDFDVDKTDRDIIVETQSGRLQRINQLNPAYLGLQYPLLFPYGEDSYKEDVPLNKSNPDGGKGRQDVTTREFFVFRIQERLSDGSPLLYSRRLFQQFLVDGFSMIESARLNYIRLDQEKFRCEMYKGIKEAVLSGETAPSSRGKRIILPSSFTGGPRYMIQNYLDAMAICKVVGYPDLFITFTCNPKWPELEEFLKNRELNAEDRPDMVCRAFKMKLDYLVKDIRTKKIFRRVSAVIYTIEFQKRGLPHTHMLLFLHRDDKYPIAKDIDKIISAEIPDNETDPEYYEAVGKHMMHGPCGSAKKDSPCMEDGKCIRHFPKRFVENTTIDEDGYPVYRRRDDGKTIMKSGIDLDNRYVVPHNRYLLMRYGAHINVEWCNQSRSIKYLFKYVNKGHDRVTASFYKSATEDANKDEHDEISMYYDCRYISPCEAAWRIFGYNIHYRDPSVVRLGFHLPNEQPVIFRDDENLEDVARKASVKESMFLEWFETNKSYPEARSLTYAEFPTKFVWKAKERKWSPRKSHAVIGRIFFVPPGSGESYYLRLLLNYAKGPKSYEEIRTIDGVLHSSFRDACYARGLLDDDKEYVDAIKKASHWGSGVYLRKLFAILLFSNSMERPEHVWEKTWNLLSDDILQKQRRIMKNPDLRLTNEELKELTLIDIELILKGYNKSLRDFESMPQPNFDSCTSQMMSNRVNRLLCDELHYDRRRLAEEHSIGLDQMTTEQRSAYDKIMEAVHRCSGGVFFLYGFGGTGKTFVWKTLASALRSRGQVVLTVASSGIASLLIPGGRTAHSRFAIPLNVDEFSTCNIKQGSDLAQLLVKTKLIIWDEAPMVNKYCIEALDRTMRDILRFKNINSLDQPFGGKTVVFGGDFRQILPVIPKGTRQEIVNASINSSYIWNSCKLLTLTRNMRLSVGSGNASSNELNQFSEWILKIGDGNIGISMGGVDKVEIPDDILIHDWIDPIEAICKATYPELFGPLESHHCLHDRAILAPTLQHVDEINNYMMTLNSAESQTFFSSDKACPTEGNNELLASVHTPEFLNTIRCSGVPNHELTLKVGTPIMLLRNIDHAAGLCNGTRLVVTKLGKHIIEAQSISGKHTGNKVFIPRMTLSPSDHRIPFKFQRRQFPIMVSYAMTINKSQGQSLSKVGLILKKQVFTHGQLYVAISRVTHRDGLKILLCHDDNNGNQTENVVFKEVFRNVGCT, from the exons ATGGATGCCAAACGTAAAAAGTTAAAGACATCAGACTCAGAAATATGGGACCAGAAAGTTGTGAGAAAGCCTCTTCAACCTATTAGCTTGAGCTCAATTCCAGAAAAGCATG ACCATGCCGAAGGACACTGCTTAAGTAACAAACGAAAGGTCGACATATATTGTGGCAACAATGACTTGACTATGGCGAAGAACTTATCCGGTGATAACCAAATGGATGCTGTTGAAGAAGGATCACATAACTCAGAGTCTCAACTATCAA GTTGGATTGTAAACACCACCAGTAATCCACCCAAGAGGTGGATAGAAGGAAAGGAAAACACCCTACAAGGACAAGTATGCAATGTAAACCCAGACACACCCAACCTGAACCAGGGAGTTAACCAGTCCCAGATGGCACATCATCACATTGCTACTAATTTGAGTGCACAAACTCATGACTATCAAG AAAGAGCCACATTAGCCAGGAAAGAAAGATCATCCAAGGTTGCAGGAAGGAGACAATTGAGTTTAACACTAAACAATAAAG GATCAGCAACTACAATAGACAACAATGCAAATTTTATTGACCTAGACAATTTTCGAG CCCAGCTAGAGACAGTTCATATGGAATCAGTCTTGAAAGCAAATTCAACCTCAACTTCAAGGATGTCAAATTCTCTTATAGTTGATGATTATGAGGTTAGCAATTCAGGAAATTCAGACATGTGCATAG ATCGCCAAAAAAAGGCCAGGAAAGACCGGATGATGACACTTGGTTCTAATAGGAAAGCAGCTATAACTGGATGCTGTAAAG GTCAGACCGATGTCATAAATGGGGATCTTATGAACTATAAAGATAGATCCAAATGCGACCTCAGGCGGGATTCCTTTGTCGCCGTTCATTCCGGGACCACCAACAGTGCCCATG GTCAAGCAAAAGAAGTTAGAATGAAGCGGAGATTCATTTTGGATGGTGCAAAGCAGCACAAAACCAGTTCAGGTGTCTCCAGTGAGGATGGACACA GATCTCAAATAAATGAAGTACCTAGCAATGATAGAAGGAGGCTGAATACTAGCAAAG GCAAAAAAAGATTACAAAAGAATATAGCAAGATCTGTTGGGATAGAAGTATACAACAGTG AATATTTGCACATGGGTTCTGCACAACATTCATGTGAATTCTGTCATTCATTATTTTGGTATGCcgaaaggatcaacaaaaattaCAACACAAGTGAGCCTAAATACACACTATGTTGTAGAGGCGGCCAAGTTCAAATTCCTCATCTTCAAGAAGCTCCCAAGGCATTGTATAATTTGTTATACGGTGATGACATCAAAAGCAAGCACTTTCGGGAGAACATTAGATCTTACAATAGCATGTTTCAATTCACATCTATTGGTGCCAAGATAGACAAAGCGATAAATAATTCGAGAGGGCCACCAACCTTTAGATTATTTGGTGAGAACTATCACCTAATGGGTAGCCTTATCCCACCAGATGGTAGTAGAGCAAAGTTTGCTCAGCTATATGTATTTGATACtcaaaatgaagttcaaaaCCGCATTTCTGCTATCAG GGGAGAGGAAAACAATGATATTCACGAAGACATAGTCAAAGAATTGAAGTCAATGCTAGATGAAAACAATGTGTTGGTGAAAGCATTTCGTATGGTTAGGGAATCGATGTCTTCGACCTCTAGGTCCACAGTGAAGCTAAGGCTTATAGGAAAGCGGGGCAAAGATGGGAGAAGATATAATTTACCATCAACCAGTGAGGTTGCTGCATTAATTGTGGGTGATTTTGATGTAGATAAAACTGATAGAGATATTATTGTGGAGACACAAAGTGGAAGGTTACAAAGGATCAACCAGCTAAATCCAGCTTATTTAGGCTTGCAATACCCTTTGCTATTTCCGTACGGAGAAGATAGTTATAAGGAAGATGTTCCACTTAACAAGAGTAATCCAGATGGCGGAAAGGGGCGACAGGATGTAACGACGAGGGAATTTTTTGTGTTTAGAATACAAGAACGATTGTCCGATGGATCCCCATTATTATATTCTAGGAGACTATTCCAGCAATTTTTGGTTGATGGTTTTTCGATGATAGAGTCAGCCAGGTTAAACTACATACGTCTTGACCAAGAGAAGTTCAGATGTGAGATGTACAAGGGTATCAAAGAAGCAGTACTAAGTGGGGAGACAGCACCATCTTCTCGCGGCAAACGTATTATATTGCCGTCTTCATTCACTGGAGGGCCTAGGTACATGATTCAAAACTACCTTGATGCAATGGCAATATGCAAGGTAGTCGGTTACCCAGACCTTTTCATTACATTCACGTGTAATCCAAAGTGGCCTGAATTAGAAGAATTCTTAAAGAACAGAGAACTAAATGCTGAAGACCGACCGGACATGGTATGTAGGGCTTTTAAGATGAAGTTGGATTATTTAGTTAAAGACATAAGAACCAAGAAGATATTTAGACGGGTTTCTGCAG TGATTTACACCATCGAGTTTCAAAAACGTGGGCTACCTCACACACACATGTTGTTGTTTCTACATCGTGATGACAAGTATCCTATTGCAAAAGATATTGACAAGATTATATCCGCTGAAATACCAGATAATGAGACTGATCCAGAATACTATGAAGCAGTGGGGAAGCACATGATGCATGGTCCATGTGGTTCAGCCAAGAAAGATTCACCATGCATGGAAGATGGGAAATGCATCAGACACTTCCCCAAGCGATTTGTTGAAAACACAACAATTGACGAAGATGGTTATCCAGTATACAGACGCAGAGATGATGGAAAGACAATCATGAAGTCAGGTATTGATCTTGATAACCGTTATGTCGTTCCTCATAATAGGTATTTATTGATGAGATATGGAGCACACATCAATGTTGAGTGGTGCAACCAATCTAGATCAATAAAGTATCTATTCAAGTATGTTAACAAAGGACACGACCGTGTAACTGCATCATTTTACAAAAGTGCAACCGAAGATGCGAATAAGGATGAGCACGATGAAATCAGTATGTATTATGATTGTCGATATATATCTCCATGCGAAGCTGCTTGGAGGATTTTTGGATACAACATTCATTATAGAGACCCGTCTGTGGTAAGGTTGGGATTTCACTTGCCAAACGAGCAACCAGTGATTTTCAGAGATGACGAGAATTTGGAAGATGTTGCTAGAAAGGCTTCTGTCAAGGAATCCATGTTTTTGGAATGGTTTGAAACGAACAAGTCATATCCCGAAGCCCGGTCACTTACTTATGCTGAATTCCCAACAAAATTTGTATGGAAAGCAAAGGAGAGGAAATGGTCTCCACGAAAGTCACATGCTGTGATAGGTCGCATTTTCTTTGTCCCTCCGGGGTCGGGTGAAAGTTACTACCTTAGACTACTTCTCAATTATGCTAAAGGGCCTAAATCATATGAAGAAATACGAACAATAGATGGTGTTCTTCATTCATCATTTAGGGATGCATGTTATGCACGAGGTCTTTTAGATGATGATAAAGAATACGTTGATGCAATAAAAAAAGCAAGTCATTGGGGATCAGGAGTTTATTTGAGAAAGCTATTTGCAATATTGTTGTTTTCAAATTCCATGGAAAGGCCAGAACATGTATGGGAAAAGACATGGAATTTGCTTTCAGATGACATACTTCAAAAAcaaagaagaataatgaaaaatcCAG ATCTAAGGCTGACAAATGAGGAATTGAAGGAGTTAACTCTAATAGATATTGAGCTAATACTCAAGGGGTACAACAAGAGTCTTAGAGATTTTGAATCCATGCCACAGCCCAACTTTGACTCATGCACCTCTCAGATGATGTCCAATAGGGTCAACAGGCTTCTTTGTGATGAGCTACATTATGATAGACGTAGATTAGCTGAGGAACACTCTATTGGACTAGATCAGATGACAACTGAACAGAGATCAGCATATGATAAAATCATGGAAGCGGTCCATCGTTGTAGCGGAGGAGTTTTCTTCTTATATGGATTCGGTGGAACTGGAAAAACGTTTGTGTGGAAGACATTAGCTTCGGCATTAAGGTCTAGAGGTCAAGTTGTTTTGACCGTTGCTTCAAGTGGAATAGCTTCTTTGTTAATTCCAGGTGGCAGGACAGCTCACTCACGATTTGCTATCCCACTCAATGTAGATGAGTTCTCCACGTGCAACATAAAACAGGGGAGTGATTTAGCTCAGTTGTTggttaaaacaaaattaattatctgGGATGAAGCTCCAATGGTTAACAAATATTGTATAGAAGCCCTTGACCGGACAATGCGAGATATTCTAAGATTCAAGAATATTAACAGCCTAGATCAACCATTCGGTGGGAAGACAGTTGTTTTTGGAGGGGACTTTCGACAAATTTTACCCGTTATACCAAAGGGTACAAGACAAGAAATTGTAAACGCAAGCATTAACTCATCGTACATTTGGAATAGCTGCAAGTTGTTGACACTAACAAGAAACATGCGTCTTAGTGTAGGCTCAGGTAATGCAAGCTCAAATGAGTTGAATCAATTTTCCGAATGGATACTAAAAATTGGGGATGGTAACATTGGAATATCTATGGGTGGCGTTGACAAAGTAGAAATTCCCGATGACATCCTTATACATGATTGGATCGACCCCATAGAGGCTATTTGTAAGGCCACTTATCCGGAATTGTTTGGACCCCTAGAATCACATCATTGTTTGCATGATAGAGCCATACTCGCACCGACATTACAACATGTCGATGAAATAAACAACTACATGATGACTTTGAATTCGGCTGAATCGCAAACTTTTTTTAGCTCAGACAAAGCATGCCCCACAGAAGGGAACAATGAGTTACTAGCATCGGTACACACACCTGAATTTCTAAACACTATTAGATGTTCAGGTGTTCCGAATCATGAGCTTACACTAAAAGTGGGGACACCAATCATGCTCTTAAGAAACATTGATCATGCTGCTGGGTTGTGCAATGGGACACGTTTAGTAGTTACGAAGCTTGGAAAACACATTATAGAAGCACAGAGCATTTCAGGAAAACACACAGGCAACAAAGTTTTTATTCCAAGGATGACACTAAGTCCATCGGATCACCGGATCCCATTCAAGTTCCAACGTCGGCAATTTCCTATCATGGTTTCATATGCAATGACTATTAATAAGAGCCAAGGTCAATCATTGTCTAAGGTTGGATTGATTCTCAAAAAACAAGTCTTTACTCATGGTCAACTATATGTGGCAATTTCTAGGGTCACTCATAGGGATGGGTTGAAGATATTGTTATGTCATGATGATAACAATGGCAATCAAACTGAAAATGTGGTTTTCAAAGAAGTTTTTAGGAATGTTGGGTGTACGTGA
- the LOC130939718 gene encoding uncharacterized protein LOC130939718, with the protein MVLQDSKGGRIQASIPKSLVKKWRGVIIEFQMYTMSNFIVIKETNPMKRVTPGTWVLTFSHRTRVDHVVNPSFPLQPFRFRTIPQLINAGSLVDNDLFDLIGEIVGKEEPKDLITNKGKETRRLAIVLQDLENNRINCVLFGGMVDQILPHFEEGRVEPLIVVLQYFRATRWNEKTSIQSHFDVSKLRIDDQLADVVGFRNSNGFCNVFQVARWCTTNFS; encoded by the exons ATGGTTCTTCAAGATAGTAAG GGTGGTAGGATTCAAGCTTCCATTCCAAAATCCTTGGTGAAGAAGTGGAGGGGAGTGATTATTGAGTTCCAAATGTACACTATGAGCAACTTTATTGTAATTAAGGAAACCAATCCTATGAAGAGAGTCACACCAGGAACATGGGTCCTTACTTTCTCACATAGGACTAGGGTTGATCATGTTGTGAATCCAAGTTTTCCACTTCAGCCTTTTCGCTTTAGGACGATTCCACAGCTCATCAATGCTGGAAGCTTGGTCGACAATGATCTTTTTG ATCTTATTGGCGAGATTGTTGGGAAGGAAGAGCCAAAAGATTTAATTACTAATAAAGGGAAAGAGACAAGACGTCTGGCGATTGTGTTGCAAGATCTCGA GAACAATAGGATTAATTGTGTGCTGTTTGGTGGCATGGTGGACCAAATACTACCACATTTTGAGGAAGGAAGGGTGGAACCACTTATTGTCGTGCTGCAGTATTTCAGAGCAACCAGGTGGAATG AAAAGACATCTATTCAAAGTCACTTCGATGTTTCCAAACTACGCATAGATGACCAGCTAGCAGATGTTGTGGGGTTCCGAAACAG TAATGGATTTTGCAATGTCTTTCAGGTTGCTAGGTGGTGCACTACCAACTTCAGTTAG
- the LOC130939717 gene encoding F-box/kelch-repeat protein At3g23880-like, translating into MSDVSPKKFDLPHLGDELLWKIFVKSDPKTVGRCRSLNRVWSYRLSTPLFVKQNFRENKDKDGSVIIGIGYPPTDENSQWFVRADVETGRQFHFGVPMQINHFGYYSLVGDDHGNLCIRLSYGGLNSRIIIWNPLTRDIRYISDEASKHCCHAVSLYAFGYLQDQTEYRIVHVYKRHYAEKNMKWTLFNSIQRDWVHSGTFQSNVHKLGPKPIVQEGVVSWIGWEGVNNSDPAAIITFSLQQRKFSEDIVPEDVKASYHALIQINDNVGFMSYKNLCFTRQVSVWGLKRSANDKHIWEKMVKVTGLGMPYSPTLFVDKDVITLMEARTGFGTSNDGERTDILLSRLKYMHQIRKHLVHRTWNEAVSVKSVSLHSNGLYMV; encoded by the coding sequence ATGAGTGACGTATCTCCTAAGAAGTTCGACCTCCCACATCTTGGTGATGAACTGTTGTGGAAGATATTTGTCAAGTCAGATCCTAAGACTGTTGGCAGATGCAGGTCTTTGAACCGAGTTTGGAGTTACCGGCTGTCAACACCCTTATTTGTGAAGCAAAATTTCAGAGAAAACAAGGACAAGGATGGGAGTGTTATTATTGGTATCGGGTATCCGCCTACGGACGAGAACTCACAGTGGTTTGTGAGAGCTGATGTTGAAACTGGTCGCCAGTTTCATTTCGGTGTACCAATGCAGATTAATCACTTTGGCTACTATTCATTGGTAGGAGATGATCATGGTAACCTTTGCATAAGGTTATCCTATGGTGGCCTTAACTCAAGGATCATTATCTGGAACCCCCTCACTAGGGATATCAGATACATATCAGATGAAGCTAGCAAACACTGCTGCCATGCAGTGTCACTATATGCCTTCGGATACTTGCAGGATCAGACTGAGTATCGTATAGTGCACGTGTACAAGAGACACTATGCTGAAAAGAATATGAAGTGGACACTATTTAATTCTATTCAGAGAGACTGGGTTCACTCTGGAACATTCCAAAGTAATGTTCATAAGCTGGGCCCAAAGCCAATTGTGCAAGAAGGAGTTGTTTCTTGGATAGGGTGGGAAGGTGTCAACAATTCAGATCCTGCGGCAATCATCACATTTTCACTGCAACAGAGGAAGTTTTCTGAGGACATAGTTCCTGAGGATGTAAAAGCTTCCTACCATGCCCTTATTCAAATAAACGACAATGTTGGGTTCATGTCTTACAAGAACCTATGTTTCACACGACAAGTTTCTGTGTGGGGACTTAAACGGTCTGCTAATGACAAACATATATGGGAGAAGATGGTAAAGGTAACCGGCCTTGGAATGCCATACAGCCCCACTTTATTTGTGGACAAGGATGTTATTACTTTGATGGAGGCAAGGACTGGATTTGGAACTTCAAACGATGGTGAGAGGACAGATATCCTTCTATCAAGGTTGAAGTATATGCATCAGATCAGGAAACACTTGGTCCATCGCACATGGAATGAAGCTGTTAGTGTCAAGTCAGTCAGTTTGCACTCGAATGGGCTCTACATGGTTTAG